CCCGGGGTTGACGCCAGAGGGGAACAAGCTCCTCTTCTTCCGCATGGCTGACTTGGATCCACATACGGTACGGCGAATACTCTACCTCCTGTCTTATACTCGTATAAGATTTATTAGCAATGGGGCAAATATTTGAAAACTGTTGATGACACTTCCCTTGGTTTTGGTATCTATTGGCAGCGCAATTCGGTGGAAGAAACCAAAATCTTCTTCATGATGAGCGATGCTCGCTTCACGATGCCGGACGTGGAGCTAAAGGTGGGGGAGTGGCGCGACTTAGACGACTCGGACATTGCGGACGGAGACGTGCAGATCATCGACATCGGGGGATACACGCTCAGGCATCTGGCCTACATATCAATCTTCGTTCTGCGTATCTACATGAAGTTCCTGCAGGAGGCATATCCCTCGCGCCTGCGGGCCATGCACGTCATCAACTGCCCCTCGTATCTCGATCGGCTCATCTCTATGATGGCCCCCTTCTTGAGGGAGGAAGTGCGGAATCTGGTACGATCGATGGTTTCCCCCGTCTATCAACTCATTTTTAGCTATTAACTGTGATTCTCTGATTGCTGCAGGTCCAATACCACACCGAGGGCATGGATAGCCTGTACAAGCAAGTACCTAAGGATATGTTGCCCGAGGAGTACGGTGGGAAGGCCGGCACCATTGCCGAGCTCAAAGCCAGGGGGATACAGTCCATCAAGGAGAAGAGGTAAGGCGAACAGCTCCTCTAAGCCCCTCGAAGCTAAAGAGGCCTCAACTTCTCCTCATTCCCTCTCTGTCAGCGGCTACCTGTGTGATGAGCGGTATTGGAAGGTAACGGGGTTGAGCAAAAGTCGCTGGTCTTGGTTTTGAGCAAGAAGCCGAGGAGGACCCAACTCTCAGCAGATGGTTGCGGCCGATGTCGTGATATTCAAATGTGATCAATGAGCAGACCCCACTCGGAGCTATGATTAGTTTATATCATATTCGTACAAATAATCCTTTGTTTTGTGTCCAAGTGAGCGCTGAAAATGCCgtattctttattttttttttataaaattgAATCAGTTTCATATTTAATGTTTCAATGGAATATTTTTAATCTCGCGAATTATTAATCATTAATCATAAAATTTTTCGGAAAAAATTATTTCTGTTACCCATAACATGGACTTCTTCAGAGCCCATATTTCGCTCTACTCCGCCACATTATCGCCCTTTAAGG
The Drosophila miranda strain MSH22 chromosome XL, D.miranda_PacBio2.1, whole genome shotgun sequence genome window above contains:
- the LOC108160210 gene encoding alpha-tocopherol transfer protein-like; this encodes MATARSSRPIPTDSAWSDKLQELLAWFESNPNLPEKIEPIVMLRFLKCVQYDVEKTKPLVELNYSMRNKHAHLFIDRNMEDDMTAKGLRVSDLLILPGLTPEGNKLLFFRMADLDPHTRNSVEETKIFFMMSDARFTMPDVELKVGEWRDLDDSDIADGDVQIIDIGGYTLRHLAYISIFVLRIYMKFLQEAYPSRLRAMHVINCPSYLDRLISMMAPFLREEVRNLVQYHTEGMDSLYKQVPKDMLPEEYGGKAGTIAELKARGIQSIKEKSGYLCDERYWKVTGLSKSRWSWF